From Dechloromonas sp. A34:
GATTGCAAAGGGCAGGGCGGCTAGAAATTTCAACGCGCTTGCGGGCCTGGTCGAGTGGATCGGGCCAGGATGCCGGGCGGCGCTTGTCGATTACAAAGCGGCTCGGCCGGTTTCAGGTGGGGGCCATTGCCGGCGCGGGCGGGCCTGGGGTGTCGGCCGGTGAAACGTTCATAGACTTGCCGCCGGTGTGGTCGGCCTTCGCCTTGCCGGCGGGGTACATCGGCCGCGAAGTGGCGGGACTGGCGATCATGCGCGGCGAGCCGGTGGAATTCGCGGCCGGGCGGGTGACGATTGGCGGCCGGTTGTTGATCGGGCCGGCGGGCGCCGACGAATTTTTCGACAATTCGGCAGCAGTGGCGCGGTGGGTTAGTTTGCGGGTTGGTGATGCCGCGTTGTGGTTGGGTGCGGTTGGTTTGCCGGATGGGGCCGAGCGCGATGCGTTGCTATCCAAATATCGGAATTCCGGCGCGGTGGCGGTTCGCAAATACGCCAGGCAGTTGCCGAAAGGCGGCGAGGCGGCGCGGCGCGTGGCCCTGGTGAGCGATCTTGATTGGGTGGGGTTGAGGGTATGAACCGGGCAGAATTGGCGGCGGTGGTGGCGCAGGCCACGGGGGAGAATGCAACCCATGTCGAGGATATTTTGCGCTATGCGGAAAGCGCCATAGTCAAGGCGGTGACGCAGGGCGAATGGGTGGAGCTTCGATACTTCGGGAAGTTCGTCACAAAGAAGCAAGCGGCGCGGCGAATCAAGATGCCGAAAACCGGAATATGGCACCAAATACCAGCGACAACGCGGGTTAGTTTCGAGGCGTCGAAGTATTTCAAGGCGTCGGTGGCGGGGAGGAAACCGGGCGGGCAATACATTGAAGCCAGGGCGGCCCGGCCATCGGTCATTGAGCGGTAAAAAATGGCTGTTGTCTTACGGATAAGAAAAAAGACGCAAAATAATGTTTTCTTCCCGGAAGCGCCGAATGTTTCTAATTTTTGAGTCTTATGAATAAGACCTATTTTTGACCGAGAGGGGGCCGTAAATGCCGCTGCCGCTGTTGTTGATTCCGCTTTGGGAAGTGTTGGTCGCGATCCTGTCATGGGTTGCGGCAAACAAGGTGCGGGCGCTGACCATCGCCGCGTTGACGTCGCCGATGGCTGACGCGCTGACAGATAACGAGCTATCGGAACTGATGCGACGTTTGCGAAACGGGTTCGCGGCAACCATTAATTCCCTGATTGATACGTCGTTAAACGGCGATGATTTCGAGTCGGCGCAACGCTTCAAAATCGGGCTTGGGCGAGAGATTGGCGCCCGTGCAGGCATCGTGTTGCGTGATGTGACAGACCGAGAAACGTTGCGCGAGGATTTGGAAAGTCATGCGCTTTTGCTGTTCGAGCAGAAAACAGGGATGCGCCTTACATCACTGCGCGACAAAGAGGCGATCAAGCAGGATTTTGCCAGGCTGGCGGCGTCTTATGTGGCCGAGAATGCCGGTATTCCGTTGTCAAACATCCTCGATCCCGAGGCGGTCAAGGCCGATGTCATGGAATGGGCGCAAGATCAGGCCATGATAAGAATTAGCGAAAACGTTGATGCTGCGTTGCAGGCCAGGCTCTCGAGCGGGGTTTCGTTGCTCCAACAAATGCGCGATTCAACGGGTAAAAATGTGAGTCCAAAGGCGCTTTTGGTTGGGATCAATGATGCGATTGTTTCGCGCTATATAGTGCGGGTTGATGTCTTGGACGCTATGAGCAAGCCGGATCGGCGCCGGATGTCAAACCGCATTGCACAAAGAAAATTCAGGGATCGGGCGAACCCGAGTTCGCCGCTGTACGATGGGCGAACGGGTGGGAAGGCGGTCTATGTGGCGAAGGGGTGGCAAGTGCAGCAAACGCCGCCGGCCGAGCCGCCAGGGTGAAAGCGAACGATATTGAGATAGCCGGCAATTGCCGGCTATTCTTTTTGGGCAATTGGTGCAGAATATGCGCTCATGATTTTTTGATTGGGGCGGGCCGTGGGGTATATCGGGTTTTTCATCGGGGCGGCGCTGGCCGTGGGCGCCTTCAACTGGCGCGGGCGCGGCTTGGCCTGGCGCCTGGTGTGCGGGTTGGGTTGGGTCGTGTTGCAGGCTCTAGCGTTCGTTGGAAGCCTGATGGTGTCAGGTGAATGGTTATGGTCGGTCGCCTGGGCGATGTTGGCCGGATTCCTGGCGGCGGCTGTTCTGTGCGTTGTCGAGTGGTTGGCGATGGGCGCGAAAAAACTGGTAAGCCGGGGTAAATAGTTGGGTGCCGGTCTGTGGCAATAAATGGGCCCGTGATTTAGATCGCGGGCTTTTTTTTGCCCGTCGTTTCGATGGTCAATAGATTGCGCTTATGGCGCAATCAGAATAATCATTCAGGCGGCGAGGCGTTGTCTATTGCGTGCCGGGCGTTGCGTGGCTGATGATGCGCCCTTGTTCGTCGGTGGTCGTGGTTGGGGGTTGGCGAAGGCTTGATATTCCGTAATGGCGTCAGGCACAAAGCGAACCCAAGCCGGATCGATGGGCGGGCAATTGGCGATACTTTCGGTGAAGGTGCCGGCCTTCTTGGCGGCGAAAATCTTCTCCGGAACTCGCCAGCGAGAAACGTAGTAAGCGAATCGTGGTGAGTCGGCGCGGATGCCAGCCACGGCTAAAACCCAGCGTATCAGATCGATTGCGGTGTTTTGATCTTTGGAGGTTATGAAATGAACATTTGGCAAGGGCGCGGATTGTCCGCTTTTTTTTGTTCTCTGCAACTTCGCATAATTTGTATTATGTAAAATTGTAAATTTGGAAACGCCAATCGGTATTGCCCGAGCAAACATGGGATAGCAATTGGTTAGCGATCAGCCCTGCTCTAAATGCTCGGCGCTGGAATCGGCGGATCGAAGTGATAGCCCTGGAACAAGTCGAACTGCAGATCCATGCAGCGTTGTGCGCACTGGCTCGAGTCGACTTTCTCGGCCAGGAGTTGCAGCGGAAACTTGCGTAGCGCCCTGACCAGTTCCTCGAGGTTTTCGTCGTCGAGAGACAGAAGATCCACCTTCACTATGTCGGCGAGGTCGAACAATGGTGTGTACTCGTCCTGGCAATCGCAGACGTCGTCGAGGGCGAGATGGAAACCGCGGCGCTTCAGTTCGGCACAGCGGCAAATGACGCGCTCGTCGACCTCCACTGTTTCGAGAAGCTCGAGTACGACACGCCAGCAAGGCAAGGACTCGATCCGCGAGGAAAACAACATCTCGGCATCGACATTGATGAAACCCGGCAGGCCTCTCAGTACTTGCTGACCATGCCCGCCGTTGCCGTAGACGAGGTTAATGACTTCATCGGTGGCCAATGCATCGTCGCTTATCTGCGCAGCGATGGCATTGCCACGCCGGTGGAGCAATTCGAAAGCGGCCACTCGGCATTGCCGGTTACGGATGGGCTGCGGCGAAACGCGGATATCACAACTCTTCATGGACATGATTTCTCCTTTCCTTGACAGGCCAAACACCGAATTCATCGGTTGCAAAGCCGTCTTGGCTAGATTTCAAATACAGGAAGTGGGAGGTCCGATCCACGATGCCTTGATCGGGATCAGAGTCCGTGGTGATGCTGATGAAAAGTGGCAGGAGTCAAAACTATTCTTAGATTTCATGGATGATCTCCGTTGGCATCTGACAATTTGCCAAATATCCCTCCGGCAAGTGTATCGGGGGGTTGATTTCAGCATAGAAAGCCGGCCGGCAACTTGCTGTCGGAAGCAACTGAAATCGATGTAGGACTGTTCCTGCCCTGCTGACTCAGCCCGGCAGTTTGCCCGAATGGTGACGGAATCGCCCGACAGAGAATTCGGAATCGTCCGACAAATCGCCAGGCCGGGTTCGCCTAAACTGGAATTGGGCGCTTTCCGTCTCACTGCTGCGAGGAAATTTGGGAGCGCCGAACAATCGATTTGGAGGCATCTCCATGCAACGCCTCGTCTCGTTTGGCCCCAACCCGCCACCGGCGACTGTCGGCACGGCTGACCGCCTCATTGTCGGCCGATGACAGCGCGACACCGCTTCCTCTGGGCCCTGCCCTTGCTCCTCATCGCTGCCGTCGTGGCATGTGAGGCCAGCGGCTGGTTTTTCCTGCGCGCCCCGGCCGAATCCATCCTGACCTCGCAGATGGGGCGCGAGGTCAGGATTACGGCGCCGTTGCGGCTGCATTTTCGCCGCACGATCCGCCTTGAACTGGGCGCGCTGTGGATTGCCGCCCCGGCGGAGTTTTCTGTTCCCCACCTGGTCGACGCCCAGGGGCTGAAGCTGAGCCTGCATTATGCCGATCTGCTTGCGCTACGCCGGCCGACCGAACCATTGCGTCTCGCCGCCCTGGCGGCGGACTATATCGACGTTCGGCTGATTCGCCTGGCGGACGGTCAGGCAAGCTGGCAATTCGCAAGCGAAACGACGCGTCCGCCGCCCATTGTCGAGCACCTGGGGCTGCAAAGTGGTGAAATCGTTCTGCGCGACCCCACCCTCACCGCCGACCTCGATGCCCGAATCGGCACCCGGGAAAGCGAAGGTTCTCCGGCCGCCGTCGCCGAGATTTCCGGCCGGCTCAGGGAGCGTCCCTTGCGCGCCAGCATCACCCTGCCCGACGGGCTGCCGCGCACCCAGCCGGAGGAAGGTGGCGAGCCCATCGCGGCGCAAGGCAAGGCCGACTATGGCGGGCTGCATCTCGATTTCACGGGGACCGTCGGTGCCGACGACTTTCGCGGAGCGGTGGCCATCAAAGGTCCCTCCCTCAGCGTCCTCGGCCGCCTCTTCGACACGGTACTGCCCACCACCGCCCCGTTCACCTTGCAGGGCACGGTCGTCAAGGATTCGCCGGTCTGGCAGATAGCGGTAACCAGCGCCCGGGTCGGCAAGAGCGACCTGGCCGGCAATTTTACCTACGACACGCGCTCGCAACCGCCGCGTCTCGACGGCCGGCTCACCGGCCGTAACTTCGTCCTCGCCGATCTGGCCCCGGCCTTCGGTACGCGCAATGAAGATGGGGCCGTCGTTAACCCGGCGCGCGGCCGCACCCTGCCCGACCGCCCGCTCGACCTGCCGGCGCTGACTCGCCTCGACGCCGGTATCGCCATTGATCTCGAGCAGGTCGACTTGGGTTCCGCATTCCGCCAGCCGATCTCCCCGCTCCGCGCCAAGCTGACGCTCGACGGCGGCCGCATGACCCTGTCCGACATCGATGCCAGCACCGCCCAGGGCCTTCTCGCCGGCACACTGGCGATCGATGCCAGCCCCACCCGGCCGGAGTGGCGCGCCGACCTCGGCTGGGACGGCGTCCGCCTCGACAATTGGCTCAAGGCCGCCAAATCGGCCCCCGACGATATCCGCCGCCAGGCCACCGACCAGCCGCCGCCGCCCTGGTTCACCGGCAAGCTGCACGGCCGCACCCAACTCGTCGGCCACGGCCGGTCGACAGCCGAACTTCTGGCTTCCCTCGACGGCCGGACGACCATTTTCGTGCGCGACGGCAGCCTTTCCCACCTGGCGCTCGAAGCCATGGGGCTCGATGTCGCCCAAGGTCTGGGTTTGCTGCTGCGCGGTGATGACCGGCAGCCGGTGGAGTGCGCCGTGATCGATCTCGATGCCCGAAGCGGCCGCATGACGCCCCGCGTCGCCATGATCGCGACACCGGTAACGGTGGTCATGATCGACGGCAACATCGATTTTGTTCAGGAACAACTGGACCTGCGCCTCACCGCCAAGCCCCAGAACGTCTCGCCGCTAACCCTGCGCACGCCATTGCGGGTGCGCGGCTCCTTCGCCACCCCCAAGCTCTCCGCGGATGCCACCCCGATCGCCGCCCGGGCGGCGGGTGCCCTGGGCCTCGCCCTGCTCAACCCGCTGGCCGCCATCCTGCCCTTTGTCGACCTGGGTGTGCGTGACGCGGCGACCTGTAGCCAGGCGCTGGCCGGGCAGGTTTCGGGAGCCGACCGCCCTCCCCGCCGCTCGAGCCGCCCCGTGGAACCACCCGGCGCCAATCGGGATCAAATGAAACAAACTCAGTGAGGCTCGTATGCAAGCGAAAATCACACGCAGAGATCATCCTGGCAACCTCTCCGGCGAACGCTGGCGGTCGGCTGCCAGCTTGCAGCAGCCGGTGTCCGGCCAGACGGCTTTTGCGCCGCCCGGCCCGGTTTGTCCGGGAACGAGCCGCACCCCCCGGCGCCCGGCCGGCGCCGCCCGCGCCGGCTCTGTTTCGCGGGACGTGGCGGCCTTCGCGTCATTGCTGGCCGAGGCGGATATCCGTATCGACGGCGACCGGCCCTGGGACATCCAACTCCATTATCCGCAGGCGGCCCAACGCATCCTGGCGCGCGGCAGTCTCGGCTTGGGCGAGAGCTACATGGAGGGCTGGTGGGATTGCCCCCGGCTCGACGAGTTCATCGCCCGCCTGCTGTCCGCCCGGCTCGACGAAAAGGCCGGCGCCGCCCTGCGCGTGCTGCAGGTCGTGCGGGCACGCCTATTCAATCTGCAGAGCCTGCGTCGGGCCTGGCGGGTCGGCGAGGTGCACTACGATATCGGCAACGATTTCTTCGCCGCCATGCTCGACGGCCACATGGCTTACACCTGCGGCTACTGGGCCGACGCGGCAACGTTGGACGAGGCGCAGACCGCCAAGCTCGACCTGATCTGCCGCAAGCTCGGCCTGCGTCCCGGCATGCGCCTGCTCGACATCGGTTGCGGCTGGGGGAGCCTGATGCGCTATGCCGCCGAGCATTACGGCGCAAGCTGCGTCGGGATCACGATTTCGCGCGCCCAGGCGGAACTCGGGCGGCAGCGCTGCGCCGGACTGCCGGTCGAGTTCCAGTTGATCGATTATCGAGACTTCGGCCGCGATGGCGGCCAGCACGGCCAATTCGACTGCGTCGCCTCGATCGGCATGTTCGAGCACGTCGGCAACAAGAACCATCGCCCCTTCTTTGCCGTCGCCCGGCGCTGCCTGCGGGATGATGGCCTGTTCCTGCTGCACACGATCGGGAAAAACCAGCGTAGCACCCCGGCCGAACCGTGGATCGACCGCTATATCTTTCCCAACGCCGACCTGCCCTCGCTCGGCCAGATTGCCGACGCCTCGGAAGAATGCTTCGTCATCGAGGATGTCCACAACTTCGGCGCCGACTACGACCGCACGCTGATGGCCTGGAACGAGCGTTTCGAAGCGGCCTGGCCCCGGTTCGCCGAACATCGCGGCGAGCGCTTCCGGCGCATGTGGCGCTATTACCTGCTCGCCTGCGCCGGATCGTTCCGCGCCCGCACCAATCAACTCTGGCAGATCGTGCTCTCGCCGAGCGGCGTCGAGGGGGGTTATCGGCGCATGGTCTGAGTGCTCCATACCGGAGGCTTGCCGGTGTGCATTCTTGCTAGCTTGAGCGCACAGGCTCACTGTCGTTGACCAACAGAGCCACCCAGTTTCCCCCTGCTGGGTGACTAGCAGAAACGTGCCCGCTGCTATCCTTCAGGCCATCACAGGCTGAGTGGCCGGCAACCGATTACAACTGCCGTTCCAGACGAATGCTTACTGCCGAGTTGCAGGCATTGGCTGTCAGGCAGCTTGTTGACCAGCATCGCGATCATCTCAGCCGCCGGCCCTGGTGCCCTCGGTTGCATCGTAGATCCGCCGGAAGACGCGGTTGCCGAGTCCGTGGCGGGCGAGCAGGAACATCGCGGCATTCCAGGACTGTCCCGGCATGCCTTCGGGCCGGCCGCTGCGGCCGTGGAACCACTCGGTGAATCGCCAGCCGTTGGCCGCATTGGCCCGCGCCAGCCCGGCCAGTTCCTGCGCTGCCTGCGCTTGCCGGCCGACGGCTGCCAGCGCCAGGACCCAGAAGCCGCCGACGAAAGGCCAGATGCCGCCGTTGTGATAGCAGTATTCGAGATTCTGGCGGTGGCGGCCCATGTAGGTCCGCCAGAATGGATCGCACTGGCTGATCGGCGTGCAGGTGACGCGCACCGGGAAGGCGGCGCCGACCTGGTTACGCTGGATGCAGGCCAGGATACGACTGGTGCGGTACTCGTCGGCCAGACCGAACAAGGTCGCCAGCAAGTTCCCGAAGACATCGCCCTCCTCGCCCCAGTAACCGAGATTGACGAAGCTCAGGTACATCTCCTTATTGATCGGTTTGCGCCGGGCGTAATGGATCAACAGGCGCAGGCGCTTGTAGTCGGCGCGGTCCAGACCGAAGGGATGAAAGAGGTAATTGAAGTGTTCGCCGGTTTCGCCGACATGGGGCAGCCGGTAGAGTCCCTTGACGTAGTACCAGAGGGCGTTGCTGTAGAGCACGAAGCCCGAGCGCGGCATGATGTCGGCCCAGTCGCTGGCTTCGTTCTGCTGGAGCAGGAAGATCTGCTGATGCTCCTGGCACGAAAGCCAGCCGAGAGCCCGTCCGATCGGGTCGCGCAGGCGCCGATCCAGTCCCGGGACGCGGCGTGCGAGATGGGCGATGGCTATCAGCCACCACAGGGTGGCGTCGATACAGCCGAGATACCAGAAATCGGCACTGTTCGCCTCGGCATCGACATATTTCGGAATTTGCCCGTTGGCCGCCTGCTGGGCGCTCAGGGCCAGCAGGCTGCGCTCGGCGCCGGCGATCAGTTCGCCGTCGCCGCAGTGGGCGGCGGCGATGGCGCAGATCGCCGCATCGCGCCCGAAAACCCGGTCGTAGCCGCGCTGCCGGGCATCGCTGCCGGGCGTCGCCGCGCGAAAACCCTGCGGCCCGAGATTGGCGTGCAGCAGAGCGATGGCCCGCGCGGTGCACTCGGCGATCAGCGCCTCGCCATCGCGCGCCGAAGATGGCGGGAATCCGGGGCCACCGCCGGCCGGCACACCGTCCATTTCACTCGGTTTCATATCTCCCCCGCTTCCGGCAAGGCATCCGGGCCGCTGGCCAGCAAGGCCACCGGAAAATACTCGAGCAGGCGATCGAGCGCCAGGGCTTCTGGTGCCCCACTCCCCGCCCCGCCGGCCGGCCGCCAGACCTGGCCGGTCAGGACATTGAACCACGGCTGTCCGGCCAGCGGGGACGGCAATTCGATCCGCGTGTCGCCCCATGCCGCCCGTCCCTCTGGGGCCGTGCCCCGCCCGCCCTGGCGTTTGAGATCGAGTCGCGGCACCACCGTGATGACCGCCCGCTCGCCCAGGCGCCGGGCATAGGCGCAGACATGGGCGGCATCGCGACCGCCGGCCGGCAGCGGCAGATAGTCGCCGTCGCGGAACACCTCGGACCAACGCCGACGCCATTGCAGCGTGCACCAGATCATGTAGAGCTTGAGGCGACCGTCGGCCATCTCCGCCGCCAGTTCGCGCAGCGCCGGCCCCCAGCCCGCCGCCGGGGCGCCGGGGCGCGCGCTCCTCAGCTCCCGGAGTTCGGCCAGCCAACGCTCCCGCCAGGCAAAATCGACCGGCCGCCGGTTGTCCGGGTCCACCAGGTTGAACTGCCATAGCTCGTCGCCCTGGTAGATGTCCGGCACGCCCGGCGAGGTCAGCCTGACCAGGGTCTGGGCCAGGCCATTCAGCAGCCCGAAATGCGCCAGGCGGCGCGCCGCCGGCCCGAAGTCGGCAAGGAACAGGTTGTTCGCCCCGGGCGCCAGCAGGCCATCGACGAAGGCGCTGAGGGCGGCCTCATATTCGTCATTGATGTTGATCCAACTGCTCTGTTCCTTGGCTTCGCGCACTGCCTTCAACAGGTAGCAGCCGATGCGCTGCCGGTAGTCGGCCAGTGCCGCGTCGCTCATCTCGTGCAGCGGCCAGGTGCCGAACAGGGTCTGGTAGATCAGGTACTCGTCGTTGCGCGAAGGCGCCGGCTGGCCCTCCACCACGCGTTTCTTGCTGCGGTTGAGGCGCCGCCAGCGGTTCAGGGCGACTTTCCAGGCGGCGGGAATCTCGGAGAGGACATCGATGCGCGCGCGCACATCCGCGGAGCGTTTGCTGTCGTGGGTCGAGGCGGCCAGCATGGTGTACGGCCAGCGCTGCGCCCGCGCCCGGCTGAGGGCATGGAAGGCCGCCACGGTGATGCCGAAACGGCGCGGGTCGCCGCCGACATCGTTGAGCGAGACGAGCCGGTGATAGCGATAGAAGCCCGTGTCCTCCATACCCTTGGCCATGACTGGCGCCGTGTATTGCTGGAATTTCATGGCGAAGGTCCACACCCGCTGCCGGTAGGCGTCGCTGCCGTCGCCGGCGATGTCGCCGCTGAGGACGGCACGGACAAAATCGAAGACGCTGATGTCGGCCGCCGGGCTGCGCCGCTTGGCGACGGCCACGGCCCGCTCGATCAGGCGACGGTCCTGGGTGCCGAGCTGGCCGGCGGCGAAATAGCTGCGATAGACCGGGAAACAGGCCACTACCTCGGCCAGTGCCGCGCGCAGGCCGTTCAACGTGAAATCGCAGGTGTGGCGGCTGGCCGCCGCAATGCGCGACAGCTGGCTGGCGAGGACATTGAGCTCGCCCTGCAGCGACCAGCGGATGATCAGTTTCTTCGCGTCATGCACCAGTTCGTCGAATTCTGTCCGGCGGCCGGTGAATTCGGCATAGATCCGGCTCATGCGTTGCTCCGCCGCGGCATCGACGAAGAGGCCATTGACCTGGTTGGCGAAGCGGTAGCCGGTATCCCCGTGGATGGGCCACTCTTCGGCCAGCCGCTCGCCCTCGGCGAGAATTTTTTCGATCACCAGGTAGAGCGGCAGTTGGCGCCGCCGCCGGGGCGTCGCGCCAGTGCCTTCGCGGGCGCCGGCTGCGGCCTGCAGGTGGCGGAAATAGCGGGCCGGGTCGTAGAGCCCGTCGGCATGATCGATGCGCAACCCCTGCACCAGTCCTTCGTCCACCAGCGACAGTACCAGGCGGTGACAGTCGGCGAAGACCTCGGGATTCTCCATGCACACGGCGGCCAGGTCGTTCTGGTCGAAAAAGCGGCGGTAGTTGATCTCGTCGGCGGCGACGCGCCAGTAGGCCAGGCGGTAGGCCTGCGCCTTGATCAGGGCGTGCAGCGCATCGAAACGCTCGCCGTTGTCTGGCGCCGCCGCATCGTCGTCCGGCCCGGCGCCGCCGTTCAGGGCGGCGACGTTGGCCGCGAGATGCGCGGCAATCGCCGGCGCGGCGCTACAAAGAGCGGCCAGGTGACGCTTGTG
This genomic window contains:
- a CDS encoding glycoside hydrolase 100 family protein, whose amino-acid sequence is MKPSEMDGVPAGGGPGFPPSSARDGEALIAECTARAIALLHANLGPQGFRAATPGSDARQRGYDRVFGRDAAICAIAAAHCGDGELIAGAERSLLALSAQQAANGQIPKYVDAEANSADFWYLGCIDATLWWLIAIAHLARRVPGLDRRLRDPIGRALGWLSCQEHQQIFLLQQNEASDWADIMPRSGFVLYSNALWYYVKGLYRLPHVGETGEHFNYLFHPFGLDRADYKRLRLLIHYARRKPINKEMYLSFVNLGYWGEEGDVFGNLLATLFGLADEYRTSRILACIQRNQVGAAFPVRVTCTPISQCDPFWRTYMGRHRQNLEYCYHNGGIWPFVGGFWVLALAAVGRQAQAAQELAGLARANAANGWRFTEWFHGRSGRPEGMPGQSWNAAMFLLARHGLGNRVFRRIYDATEGTRAGG
- a CDS encoding AsmA family protein, with protein sequence MTARHRFLWALPLLLIAAVVACEASGWFFLRAPAESILTSQMGREVRITAPLRLHFRRTIRLELGALWIAAPAEFSVPHLVDAQGLKLSLHYADLLALRRPTEPLRLAALAADYIDVRLIRLADGQASWQFASETTRPPPIVEHLGLQSGEIVLRDPTLTADLDARIGTRESEGSPAAVAEISGRLRERPLRASITLPDGLPRTQPEEGGEPIAAQGKADYGGLHLDFTGTVGADDFRGAVAIKGPSLSVLGRLFDTVLPTTAPFTLQGTVVKDSPVWQIAVTSARVGKSDLAGNFTYDTRSQPPRLDGRLTGRNFVLADLAPAFGTRNEDGAVVNPARGRTLPDRPLDLPALTRLDAGIAIDLEQVDLGSAFRQPISPLRAKLTLDGGRMTLSDIDASTAQGLLAGTLAIDASPTRPEWRADLGWDGVRLDNWLKAAKSAPDDIRRQATDQPPPPWFTGKLHGRTQLVGHGRSTAELLASLDGRTTIFVRDGSLSHLALEAMGLDVAQGLGLLLRGDDRQPVECAVIDLDARSGRMTPRVAMIATPVTVVMIDGNIDFVQEQLDLRLTAKPQNVSPLTLRTPLRVRGSFATPKLSADATPIAARAAGALGLALLNPLAAILPFVDLGVRDAATCSQALAGQVSGADRPPRRSSRPVEPPGANRDQMKQTQ
- the treY gene encoding malto-oligosyltrehalose synthase, giving the protein MLRRERGPAAGALPESRPPRSAARAAQIPRATYRLQLNRDFTLAQATAIVPYLAELGISHCYLSPCLKARPGSTHGYDIVDYNAFNPEIGTAGEFRHFAATLRDHGMGLILDFVPNHMGVMGADNAWWLDVLENGPAAAHADYFDIDWQPLNPELQGKVLLPILGEHYGTVLGRGELSLAFDAGRGEFSLHYYAHRLPIDPAGYGRIIADRFDLLGATLGAGDESLLELQSLATAFGHLPERGDTRPERIAERQRDKEVHKRHLAALCSAAPAIAAHLAANVAALNGGAGPDDDAAAPDNGERFDALHALIKAQAYRLAYWRVAADEINYRRFFDQNDLAAVCMENPEVFADCHRLVLSLVDEGLVQGLRIDHADGLYDPARYFRHLQAAAGAREGTGATPRRRRQLPLYLVIEKILAEGERLAEEWPIHGDTGYRFANQVNGLFVDAAAEQRMSRIYAEFTGRRTEFDELVHDAKKLIIRWSLQGELNVLASQLSRIAAASRHTCDFTLNGLRAALAEVVACFPVYRSYFAAGQLGTQDRRLIERAVAVAKRRSPAADISVFDFVRAVLSGDIAGDGSDAYRQRVWTFAMKFQQYTAPVMAKGMEDTGFYRYHRLVSLNDVGGDPRRFGITVAAFHALSRARAQRWPYTMLAASTHDSKRSADVRARIDVLSEIPAAWKVALNRWRRLNRSKKRVVEGQPAPSRNDEYLIYQTLFGTWPLHEMSDAALADYRQRIGCYLLKAVREAKEQSSWININDEYEAALSAFVDGLLAPGANNLFLADFGPAARRLAHFGLLNGLAQTLVRLTSPGVPDIYQGDELWQFNLVDPDNRRPVDFAWRERWLAELRELRSARPGAPAAGWGPALRELAAEMADGRLKLYMIWCTLQWRRRWSEVFRDGDYLPLPAGGRDAAHVCAYARRLGERAVITVVPRLDLKRQGGRGTAPEGRAAWGDTRIELPSPLAGQPWFNVLTGQVWRPAGGAGSGAPEALALDRLLEYFPVALLASGPDALPEAGEI
- the cfa gene encoding cyclopropane fatty acyl phospholipid synthase, with product MQAKITRRDHPGNLSGERWRSAASLQQPVSGQTAFAPPGPVCPGTSRTPRRPAGAARAGSVSRDVAAFASLLAEADIRIDGDRPWDIQLHYPQAAQRILARGSLGLGESYMEGWWDCPRLDEFIARLLSARLDEKAGAALRVLQVVRARLFNLQSLRRAWRVGEVHYDIGNDFFAAMLDGHMAYTCGYWADAATLDEAQTAKLDLICRKLGLRPGMRLLDIGCGWGSLMRYAAEHYGASCVGITISRAQAELGRQRCAGLPVEFQLIDYRDFGRDGGQHGQFDCVASIGMFEHVGNKNHRPFFAVARRCLRDDGLFLLHTIGKNQRSTPAEPWIDRYIFPNADLPSLGQIADASEECFVIEDVHNFGADYDRTLMAWNERFEAAWPRFAEHRGERFRRMWRYYLLACAGSFRARTNQLWQIVLSPSGVEGGYRRMV
- a CDS encoding EAL and HDOD domain-containing protein gives rise to the protein MSMKSCDIRVSPQPIRNRQCRVAAFELLHRRGNAIAAQISDDALATDEVINLVYGNGGHGQQVLRGLPGFINVDAEMLFSSRIESLPCWRVVLELLETVEVDERVICRCAELKRRGFHLALDDVCDCQDEYTPLFDLADIVKVDLLSLDDENLEELVRALRKFPLQLLAEKVDSSQCAQRCMDLQFDLFQGYHFDPPIPAPSI
- a CDS encoding HU family DNA-binding protein, translated to MNRAELAAVVAQATGENATHVEDILRYAESAIVKAVTQGEWVELRYFGKFVTKKQAARRIKMPKTGIWHQIPATTRVSFEASKYFKASVAGRKPGGQYIEARAARPSVIER